From Triticum aestivum cultivar Chinese Spring chromosome 4A, IWGSC CS RefSeq v2.1, whole genome shotgun sequence, a single genomic window includes:
- the LOC123084581 gene encoding disease resistance protein RGA5, giving the protein MDLATGAMGSLLLKLGDLLTKEYKLQTGVKEDVEYLKRELESMYAALRKVGDVPRDQLDKQVKLWANEVRDLSFIMEDIVDKFLVRVEGAEPAIKPRKLKKLMKKMGDLFSKSKTRHEISDEIKDIKVRVKEAADRRDRYRVNDVAVNPVGAITVDPRLLDLYKDQKELVGIDDSLNELTKMMSDGDGDVSKQLKILSIFGFGGLGKTTIAKAVYDKLKAQFDCCAFIPVGRNPSMKKLLNGILLEISGQKYLELDERQLINKLQGLLENKRYLIVIDDIWDTKTWELVKTALVCNNCGSRIITTTRILEVATMASEVYKLQPLSLDLSKDLFHRRLSCAAIEWPNHLPAEVYDKILHKCGGVPLAIITIASLLGGKPVELWSKVYTSIGFGDEDNEDVENTRKILLFSYYDLPCHLKTCLLYLSIYPEDHLIEKDSLIWKWVAEGFIQEEPGVGLFEIGERYFNELVNKSMIMPVEEALYLGMEMHVGAITGCRVHDMMLDMICVLSKEEKFVTVLDTDEQYTTSHCNDRRLAVQYIVRPLASTSTLQARSLIALCNIEMLPSLSCFEALRVLALEGPYDSHHPSHLEHVGKLVHLRHLKLSSMDIGELPKEIGYLKFLLVLDLGRNSISELPESIGRLSQLKCLNICETDIEVPYWIGNLTSLEELSLGEVDDDNFVTELGKLTELRKLYISGILKLSNDRAMNGWAESVAKVSKIQVIDISLVLGCRISHHEENPWERYALSPQLRFLHMAYDEPGLVARINPSLLPNLSHLKLRIFGPDLEVFGSFRELVSLKLVTSSAPHHDTMGGAGAFPKLRVFKTEATLGWFQEGDMPVLESLEFSVVAESNDDGISFGFDFGSLGNLPLLKEVIVTLYAPPVDHKKATETAKRAIHVLPNCLRHYITLEDIKKLEILTELRLPCISTCGNQG; this is encoded by the exons ATGGACCTTGCGACGGGGGCCATGGGCAGCCTGCTCCTCAAGCTTGGTGACCTCCTCACGAAGGAGTACAAGCTGCAGACGGGCGTCAAGGAAGATGTTGAGTATCTAAAGAGAGAGCTAGAGAGCATGTATGCTGCCCTCCGCAAGGTTGGGGACGTGCCACGAGACCAGCTCGACAAGCAGGTCAAGCTCTGGGCCAATGAAGTCAGGGACTTGTCGTTCATAATGGAGGACATCGTCGACAAGTTCCTGGTGCGCGTCGAGGGAGCTGAGCCAGCCATCAAGCCACGCAAACTCAAGAAGCTCATGAAGAAGATGGGGGACTTGTTCAGCAAGAGCAAGACTCGCCATGAGATCTCGGATGAGATCAAAGACATCAAGGTCCGCGTCAAGGAGGCGGCTGACCGACGTGATAGGTACCGGGTCAACGATGTGGCTGTTAATCCAGTTGGCGCAATCACTGTTGACCCTCGCCTATTGGATTTGTACAAGGACCAGAAAGAGCTCGTTGGTATTGATGATTCATTGAATGAGCTAACCAAGATGATGAGTGATGGGGATGGTGATGTGTCCAAGCAACTCAAGATACTCTCTATTTTTGGATTCGGAGGACTTGGCAAGACAACTATTGCCAAAGCAGTGTATGATAAGCTTAAAGCGCAGTTTGATTGTTGTGCTTTTATTCCGGTAGGACGGAACCCTAGCATGAAGAAACTTCTCAATGGCATACTCCTTGAAATTTCTGGGCAAAAATACTTGGAGTTGGATGAAAGGCAGCTAATCAACAAACTCCAAGGATTACTTGAGAATAAAAG GTATTTAATTGTCATTGATGACATATGGGATACAAAAACATGGGAACTAGTCAAGACCGCTTTGGTGTGTAACAATTGTGGAAGCAGGATAATCACAACTACTCGTATACTCGAAGTTGCCACAATGGCCAGTGAAGTATACAAGCTACAACCTCTTTCTCTTGATTTATCCAAGGATTTATTTCATAGAAGATTATCTTGTGCTGCAATAGAATGGCCTAATCATCTTCCAGCAGAGGTATATGATAAAATTTTACATAAATGTGGTGGTGTACCATTGGCTATAATCACAATAGCTAGTTTGCTTGGCGGCAAACCTGTGGAGCTTTGGTCTAAGGTATACACTTCAATTGGTTTTGGGGATGAAGATAACGAAGACGTGGAGAACACAAGAAAAATACTTTTATTtagctattatgatctaccttgtcACCTAAAGACTTGCTTATTGTATCTGAGCATATATCCTGAAGATCATCTGATTGAAAAAGATAGTTTGATATGGAAGTGGGTCGCCGAAGGTTTTATCCAAGAGGAACCAGGGGTAGGACTATTCGAGATTGGTGAGAGGTACTTCAACGAGCTGGTGAACAAAAGCATGATAATGCCGGTAGAGGAGGCCCTGTATTTAGGCATGGAAATGCATGTTGGCGCCATAACTGGATGTCGCGTCCATGACATGATGCTGGATATGATATGCGTATTGTCAAAGGAAGAAAAGTTTGTTACTGTATTGGACACTGATGAGCAATATACAACTTCACATTGCAACGATCGTAGGCTAGCTGTTCAATATATAGTCCGACCTCTGGCTAGCACGTCTACATTACAAGCAAGGTCACTCATTGCCTTGTGTAATATTGAGATGTTGCCATCACTTTCATGCTTTGAAGCTTTGCGTGTTCTAGCTTTGGAAGGCCCCTATGATTCACACCATCCTAGTCATCTTGAGCATGTTGGAAAGTTAGTTCACTTGAGGCACCTCAAACTATCGAGCATGGATATCGGTGAGCTCCCAAAGGAAATAGGATATCTAAAGTTCTTGTTGGTATTGGACTTAGGTAGAAATAGCATAAGTGAACTTCCAGAGAGTATTGGTCGACTAAGTCAACTCAAGTGCTTGAACATCTGCGAAACAGACATTGAAGTGCCATACTGGATCGGAAATTTGACTTCTCTAGAAGAGCTAAGCCTAGGAGAAGTTgacgatgacaactttgtgacagaGCTGGGCAAGTTGACAGAGTTGAGGAAGCTCTACATTTCTGGAATTTTAAAATTATCCAATGATCGTGCAATGAATGGTTGGGCGGAGTCTGTAGCCAAAGTGAGCAAGATCCAAGTCATAGACATCAGTTTAGTTTTAGGGTGTAGAATTTCCCATCATGAGGAGAACCCCTGGGAACGGTATGCCCTCTCTCCACAACTCCGTTTTCTACACATGGCCTACGATGAACCTGGGCTGGTGGCAAGGATCAATCCCTCACTTCTTCCAAACTTGTCCCATTTAAAACTGCGAATATTCGGTCCAGATCTGGAGGTCTTTGGAAGTTTCCGCGAGCTTGTTTCCCTCAAGCTCGTCACGAGTTCAGCTCCACATCATGACACCATGGGTGGTGCAGGTGCCTTCCCCAAGCTGAGGGTCTTCAAGACAGAAGCAACGCTTGGCTGGTTTCAAGAGGGAGATATGCCGGTCCTTGAATCTCTTGAGTTCAGCGTTGTAGCAGAGTCCAATGATGATGGCATTAGCTTTGGCTTCGACTTTGGTAGCCTAGGGAACCTCCCTTTGCTTAAAGAAGTCATAGTCACTTTATATGCCCCTCCTGTGGACCACAAGAAGGCCACGGAAACTGCGAAGCGTGCAATTCATGTGCTTCCCAACTGCCTTAGACATTATATCACACTAGAGGATATAAAGAAGTTGGAG aTTCTCACGGAGCTAAGATTGCCGTGCATCTCCACCTGCGGGAATCAAG GCTGA